Proteins from a single region of Lachnospiraceae bacterium:
- the rpsD gene encoding 30S ribosomal protein S4, with amino-acid sequence MARYIGSVCRLCRREGEKLFLKGERCYKSDKCAVEKRAYAPGMHGQARKKMSEYGMQLREKQKAKRIYGILETQFHNYFVTASAQKGIAGDNLLKLLERRLDNVVYRAGFGRSRTEARQVIRHNHIQVNGKKVNIPSYQVKPGDVITLKEGSVSMQRFKDIFDTTAGRVIPEWIAVDQENAKINVQAIPTREQIEIPVNETLIVELYSK; translated from the coding sequence ATGGCAAGATATATTGGATCTGTATGCAGACTTTGCCGTCGTGAAGGCGAAAAGCTTTTCCTGAAAGGCGAGAGATGCTACAAGAGTGATAAATGCGCGGTAGAAAAGCGTGCGTATGCACCTGGTATGCATGGTCAGGCAAGAAAGAAGATGTCTGAGTACGGTATGCAGCTGCGTGAGAAGCAGAAAGCTAAAAGAATTTATGGAATTTTGGAAACACAGTTTCATAATTACTTTGTGACCGCAAGCGCTCAAAAGGGTATTGCCGGTGACAACCTGTTAAAGCTGCTGGAGCGTCGCTTAGATAATGTGGTTTATCGTGCAGGCTTTGGCCGTTCTCGCACAGAGGCTCGTCAGGTCATTCGTCATAATCATATTCAGGTAAATGGTAAGAAAGTGAACATTCCTTCTTATCAGGTAAAACCCGGTGATGTGATTACTTTGAAGGAAGGCTCTGTTTCTATGCAGCGCTTCAAAGACATTTTTGATACGACTGCCGGTCGTGTAATTCCTGAATGGATCGCAGTGGATCAGGAAAATGCCAAGATTAACGTGCAGGCAATCCCGACCCGTGAGCAGATTGAAATTCCGGTAAATGAAACGCTGATCGTCGAGTTGTATTCTAAATAA
- a CDS encoding energy-coupling factor transporter ATPase yields MSIEVKDLTYIYEPGTPNEKTALKNVNLTIHEGEFIGIIGHTGSGKSTLIQHLNGLIQPSNGTVLCDGEDIFAPPAIEEGKGSKKKERARRAEKLKRIRQKVGLVFQYPEHQLFEMTVEKDIAFGPNNMGLSAEEVSLRVDEAMRMVGLSEDYKQKSPFELSGGQKRRVAIAGVLAMKPEYLILDEPTAGLDPRGRDEILAQIEWLQKEQKTAVILVSHSMEDVAKHVDRIIAMGGGQVRFDGTPAEVFAHGDELREIGLDIPQVTQLGNLLRENGFELPETILNMDQMEAYLLKVFKR; encoded by the coding sequence ATGTCAATTGAAGTAAAGGACCTAACATATATCTATGAGCCAGGGACGCCGAATGAAAAGACGGCGCTGAAAAATGTAAATCTTACGATCCACGAAGGAGAATTTATCGGCATTATCGGGCATACCGGTTCGGGAAAATCCACACTGATCCAGCATTTGAACGGCCTGATTCAACCATCAAATGGCACGGTGCTCTGTGACGGTGAGGACATTTTCGCACCGCCGGCAATAGAAGAGGGTAAGGGATCGAAGAAAAAAGAAAGAGCCCGCAGGGCGGAAAAGTTAAAACGGATCCGGCAGAAGGTTGGATTGGTTTTTCAATATCCAGAGCATCAATTATTTGAGATGACAGTAGAGAAGGACATCGCCTTTGGTCCTAATAATATGGGACTCTCCGCAGAAGAGGTGAGTCTGAGAGTGGATGAGGCTATGCGCATGGTGGGGCTTAGCGAAGACTACAAACAAAAATCCCCGTTTGAGCTGTCCGGGGGACAAAAACGAAGAGTTGCCATTGCTGGTGTGCTTGCTATGAAGCCCGAATATTTAATCTTGGATGAACCGACTGCCGGATTGGATCCCAGGGGACGAGATGAGATTCTGGCACAGATCGAGTGGCTGCAGAAGGAGCAAAAGACAGCCGTGATTCTAGTCTCCCATAGTATGGAGGATGTAGCGAAACATGTGGACCGCATTATCGCCATGGGCGGCGGACAGGTGCGTTTTGACGGTACGCCGGCAGAGGTGTTTGCCCATGGAGACGAATTAAGAGAAATTGGGTTAGATATCCCACAGGTCACGCAGCTGGGCAATTTGCTGCGCGAAAATGGGTTTGAGCTTCCGGAAACCATTTTGAATATGGATCAGATGGAGGCATATCTGCTAAAAGTATTCAAGAGGTGA
- the infA gene encoding translation initiation factor IF-1, whose protein sequence is MSKNDVVEMEGTVVEKLPNAMFLVELENGHRVLSHISGKLRMNFIKILPGDKVTLELSPYDLSKGRIVWRAK, encoded by the coding sequence ATGTCAAAGAACGATGTTGTAGAGATGGAAGGCACTGTTGTGGAGAAGCTTCCTAATGCCATGTTTCTGGTTGAGCTGGAGAATGGGCATCGGGTGCTATCTCATATCAGCGGCAAGCTTAGAATGAACTTCATTAAAATATTACCTGGAGATAAGGTCACACTTGAACTTTCTCCCTATGATTTATCGAAAGGCCGTATTGTTTGGAGAGCTAAATGA
- a CDS encoding adenylate kinase, with translation MKLILLGAPGAGKGTQATRLADAYHIPHISTGDIFRANLKKETPLGLKAKEYMDQGLLVPDELTVDLVMDRLQAADCENGYILDGFPRTLVQAAALDAKVEIDAAVNVEVPDEQIVKRMAGRRVCPKCGEPYHTEYKIPQKEGICDRCGASLMIRKDDEAETVKKRLTVYHEQTAPLIGHYQTAGKLITVDGTKAVETVTEDIIKALEA, from the coding sequence ATGAAGCTCATATTGCTTGGCGCCCCTGGCGCCGGAAAAGGAACGCAGGCGACACGCCTGGCAGATGCCTACCATATTCCGCATATTTCCACCGGAGATATTTTCAGAGCCAATCTGAAAAAGGAGACTCCGCTGGGATTAAAGGCAAAGGAATATATGGATCAGGGCCTGCTGGTTCCTGATGAACTTACGGTGGATCTGGTCATGGATCGGCTGCAGGCAGCTGATTGTGAGAACGGATATATTTTAGACGGTTTTCCCAGAACATTGGTGCAGGCAGCTGCACTGGATGCCAAGGTGGAAATCGACGCGGCTGTGAATGTTGAAGTTCCGGATGAGCAGATTGTGAAGCGGATGGCAGGAAGGAGAGTTTGCCCTAAGTGCGGCGAGCCCTACCATACTGAATACAAAATTCCTCAGAAGGAGGGCATTTGTGATCGGTGTGGAGCGTCCCTGATGATCCGTAAAGATGATGAAGCAGAAACAGTAAAGAAGCGCCTGACGGTCTACCATGAGCAGACAGCGCCTTTAATTGGTCATTATCAAACTGCTGGAAAGTTGATTACTGTGGATGGTACCAAAGCGGTGGAAACCGTTACAGAAGATATCATAAAGGCTTTAGAAGCTTAA
- the truA gene encoding tRNA pseudouridine(38-40) synthase TruA — protein sequence MRKVALELGYDGSRYVGWQRQENGMSIQQAIEDAIEKLFHEKVHVMGSGRTDAGVHARGQVAAVELQHTIPAEQLMRALNANLPSDIRIYRAWEAAADFHPRFQAKRKTYAYRFIQAEVMPPEYRRYYTLIRGPLDSQKIKQALRSLEGEHDFAAFRSAGGMNLSTVRRIDKAVLLANGEGQRIEITGNGFLYNMVRIIAGTMFEIGRGKLEPEVVEQALRSKQREILGPTAPPQGLMLMRVEYE from the coding sequence ATGAGAAAAGTAGCGTTAGAGCTTGGCTATGACGGATCCCGGTATGTGGGCTGGCAGAGGCAGGAAAATGGGATGAGCATCCAGCAGGCCATTGAAGATGCCATAGAGAAGCTTTTTCATGAAAAAGTGCATGTTATGGGATCGGGACGTACCGATGCCGGTGTGCATGCCAGGGGACAGGTAGCGGCTGTGGAGCTGCAGCATACGATTCCTGCAGAGCAACTGATGCGCGCGCTCAACGCTAATCTGCCTTCGGATATTCGCATCTATCGCGCCTGGGAGGCTGCTGCCGATTTTCATCCGCGGTTTCAGGCAAAACGCAAGACCTATGCCTATCGGTTTATACAGGCAGAGGTGATGCCGCCAGAATACAGGCGGTATTATACATTAATCAGAGGACCTTTAGACAGCCAAAAAATAAAGCAGGCCCTTCGGAGCCTGGAGGGAGAGCATGATTTTGCTGCTTTTCGTTCAGCCGGCGGCATGAATCTCTCTACAGTGCGCCGGATAGATAAAGCTGTGCTTTTAGCCAATGGCGAAGGACAGCGGATAGAAATAACGGGAAACGGTTTTTTGTATAATATGGTCCGCATTATTGCAGGGACGATGTTTGAGATTGGCAGAGGAAAACTGGAACCAGAGGTCGTAGAGCAGGCGCTGCGAAGCAAGCAGCGGGAAATTCTGGGTCCAACTGCTCCGCCGCAGGGATTGATGCTGATGCGAGTGGAATATGAGTAG
- the rpsM gene encoding 30S ribosomal protein S13, which produces MARISGVDLPNEKRVEVGLTYIYGIGHTSAVRILKEAGVNPDTRVRDLTDDEVNKIRSIIDESQMVEGDLRREIALNIKRLTEIGCYRGVRHRRSLPVRGQNTKNNARTRKGPRRTIANKKK; this is translated from the coding sequence ATGGCACGTATTTCAGGCGTAGATTTGCCTAACGAGAAACGAGTTGAAGTTGGCCTGACTTATATTTATGGAATCGGCCACACCAGTGCCGTTCGCATTTTGAAGGAAGCCGGCGTAAATCCTGACACTCGCGTTCGTGATTTGACAGATGACGAAGTCAACAAGATCCGCAGCATTATTGATGAATCTCAGATGGTAGAGGGCGATCTTCGCAGAGAAATTGCACTGAATATCAAACGACTGACTGAGATTGGCTGCTATAGAGGCGTTCGTCACAGAAGAAGCCTGCCCGTTCGTGGACAAAATACCAAGAATAATGCACGTACGCGCAAAGGCCCGCGTCGCACGATCGCTAATAAGAAGAAATAA
- the rplO gene encoding 50S ribosomal protein L15: MNLQDLKPAEGSKQSAFRVGRGHGSGNGKTSGRGHKGQKARSGGGVRLGFEGGQMPLYRRLPKRGIKKKTHRNFVEIVSINVERLNQFEDGAVVTVEALKAAGIINNPKDGVKILGNGELTKKLTVKADYYSASAKEKIEAAGGTAE; this comes from the coding sequence ATGAACTTACAAGATTTAAAGCCCGCTGAAGGCTCTAAACAGAGTGCTTTCCGTGTAGGCCGCGGCCATGGTTCGGGAAATGGCAAAACCTCTGGCAGAGGTCATAAGGGTCAGAAGGCACGCTCCGGCGGCGGTGTTCGTCTTGGCTTTGAAGGTGGTCAGATGCCTTTATACAGAAGACTTCCGAAGAGAGGTATCAAGAAAAAGACGCATAGAAACTTTGTTGAGATCGTTTCTATTAACGTAGAGCGGTTAAATCAGTTTGAAGACGGTGCCGTGGTAACGGTAGAAGCTTTAAAGGCTGCCGGTATTATCAACAATCCGAAAGACGGCGTGAAGATCCTTGGAAATGGCGAACTGACAAAGAAGCTGACGGTTAAAGCTGATTATTATAGCGCAAGCGCAAAAGAAAAGATTGAAGCTGCCGGCGGTACTGCTGAATAA
- a CDS encoding energy-coupling factor transporter ATPase, whose protein sequence is MEEMLRSDKLEFAYAAEEEENAQPPAFALRGVDMTVRPGEFVVILGHNGSGKSTFARHINALLQPSAGTLWVEGMDTKQEDKIWLIRQKAGMIFQNPDNQMVASIVEEDVAFGPENLGMQPEKIRMNVKEALEAVGMLSHRKSVPTRLSGGQKQRIAIAGVLAMRPECIVLDEPTAMLDPKGRQEVMETLWKLNKEEKITVIHITHYMEEAVQADRVIVMDHGKIVLEGTPKEVFSQVEELKKYGLDVPPMTELAYRLRKDGLSLPQDILTTKEMVDALCQLK, encoded by the coding sequence ATGGAAGAAATGCTTCGCAGCGACAAGCTGGAATTTGCTTATGCGGCAGAGGAAGAGGAGAATGCGCAGCCCCCGGCGTTTGCTCTGCGCGGTGTGGACATGACGGTGAGACCGGGAGAATTTGTTGTGATCTTAGGACACAACGGTTCCGGCAAATCAACCTTTGCCCGTCATATCAATGCGCTGCTGCAGCCATCGGCAGGAACGCTTTGGGTTGAAGGTATGGATACAAAGCAAGAGGATAAGATATGGCTCATCCGGCAAAAGGCAGGGATGATTTTCCAAAACCCGGATAATCAGATGGTAGCATCCATTGTGGAAGAGGATGTGGCGTTTGGCCCTGAGAATTTGGGGATGCAGCCGGAAAAAATCCGCATGAACGTGAAGGAAGCATTAGAGGCCGTTGGCATGCTTTCACATCGAAAAAGCGTACCGACTCGCCTCTCAGGAGGACAGAAACAGAGAATTGCCATTGCCGGCGTGCTTGCCATGCGCCCAGAGTGTATTGTGCTCGATGAACCAACGGCTATGCTTGACCCTAAGGGGCGGCAGGAAGTCATGGAGACGCTTTGGAAATTAAATAAAGAAGAGAAGATTACAGTGATTCATATTACGCATTATATGGAAGAAGCCGTGCAGGCTGATCGGGTGATTGTGATGGATCACGGAAAAATTGTATTGGAAGGGACTCCCAAAGAGGTTTTTTCGCAGGTAGAGGAGCTTAAAAAATATGGCCTTGATGTGCCGCCCATGACAGAACTGGCATATCGGCTGCGTAAAGATGGATTGTCATTGCCGCAGGATATTTTGACGACGAAAGAAATGGTGGATGCTTTATGTCAATTGAAGTAA
- the rpmJ gene encoding 50S ribosomal protein L36 — protein sequence MKVRSSVKPMCEKCKVIKRKGKIMIICENPKHKQKQG from the coding sequence ATGAAAGTACGTTCATCAGTAAAGCCTATGTGTGAAAAGTGCAAGGTCATCAAACGCAAAGGTAAGATTATGATCATTTGCGAAAATCCGAAGCATAAGCAAAAACAAGGTTGA
- the rpsK gene encoding 30S ribosomal protein S11, producing MAPKKGLKKTTRRRNRKNIDRGQAHIQSTFNNTIVTLTDTAGNALSWASAGGLGFRGSRKNTPYAAQMAAETAAKAAMEHGLKTVEVSVKGPGAGREAAIRALQAAGLEVTAIRDVTPVPHNGCRPPKRRRV from the coding sequence GTGGCACCTAAGAAAGGTCTTAAAAAGACAACGCGCCGTCGTAACCGCAAAAATATTGACAGAGGTCAGGCGCACATTCAATCTACATTCAACAATACGATTGTTACTTTAACAGATACTGCCGGTAATGCTCTTTCCTGGGCAAGCGCAGGTGGACTTGGCTTCCGCGGTTCTCGTAAGAATACTCCTTATGCAGCACAGATGGCTGCTGAGACGGCAGCAAAGGCTGCTATGGAGCATGGTTTAAAGACGGTAGAAGTGAGTGTAAAGGGTCCTGGAGCTGGCCGTGAGGCTGCGATCCGTGCTCTGCAGGCTGCTGGTCTGGAAGTTACCGCAATTCGGGATGTGACGCCCGTACCTCATAACGGATGTCGTCCTCCCAAACGCAGAAGAGTATAA
- a CDS encoding ABC transporter permease subunit translates to MTLVKHELKQGKTSFIIWTASIGFLFAICIFLFPEMRGQMNSITDMFASMGSFTKAFGMDQLNFGTFIGFYTVECDNILGLGGAFYASLCAVGILSKEEKNKTAEFLLTHPVSRKRIITEKLIATFIQITSMNIIIYTIAIGSIAIIGEAIPWREISLLHLAYYLLQTELAGICFAISAFLRKGSASVGLGIAAIMYFLNLIANIADVVDFLKYITPFGYCEGANIISNGSLDGIMITIGAVIGLGGIMIAYLKYTKKDIH, encoded by the coding sequence ATGACACTTGTAAAACATGAATTAAAGCAAGGCAAAACTTCCTTTATAATATGGACGGCTTCCATTGGCTTTCTTTTTGCAATCTGCATTTTTCTGTTTCCAGAAATGAGGGGGCAGATGAACAGTATTACTGACATGTTCGCCTCTATGGGTTCTTTTACCAAAGCATTCGGTATGGATCAATTGAACTTTGGAACGTTCATTGGATTTTACACTGTTGAATGCGACAATATTTTAGGTCTTGGCGGTGCATTTTACGCATCTCTTTGTGCCGTCGGTATTCTCAGCAAAGAAGAAAAGAACAAAACAGCCGAATTTCTGCTGACTCATCCTGTCAGCCGCAAAAGAATTATTACAGAAAAGCTGATTGCCACATTCATTCAAATCACATCTATGAATATCATTATCTATACTATTGCTATCGGCTCCATAGCCATTATCGGTGAAGCAATTCCTTGGAGGGAAATCAGTCTGCTCCATCTCGCTTATTATCTCCTACAAACTGAACTTGCGGGTATCTGCTTCGCTATCTCGGCATTCCTCCGCAAAGGCAGTGCAAGTGTAGGACTTGGCATTGCTGCAATAATGTATTTTTTGAATCTAATTGCAAACATTGCTGATGTCGTTGATTTCTTGAAATATATAACACCATTTGGATATTGCGAGGGTGCCAATATTATTTCAAATGGTAGCTTGGACGGTATAATGATTACCATCGGTGCAGTCATAGGACTTGGTGGAATCATGATTGCTTATCTGAAATACACAAAAAAAGATATCCATTAG
- the secY gene encoding preprotein translocase subunit SecY — MFKTIRDIVKIPDLRRRILYTLMMLALVRLGSLIPSPLMDAAVVKNYFASAGGVMALFDIMSGNAFSNMNLFAMGIQPYINASIIISLLTVAIPKLEELQKEGESGRKKISQYTRVLTVALALLQSFGISYGLRSGFTSDLGTAWSIIVSMSVFTAGSVFVMWIGENITEKGIGNGISLIIMINVLSRVPSAVGALVSYENYWMLGVIVVILVLVVAFIVVLELAERRIPIQYAKRMQGRKTYGGSSTYIPIRVNMAGVIPIIFAISIMSLPGIITGFVTATPTGWWATTLRWLNTAHPFGACLYVVLIIFFTYFYASITYNPRDIADNLKKNGGFIPGFRPGAPTLDYLKKTSHYVVFIGAIMLAIVASIPVILSFVFKIDNLSIGGSSLMICIGVALETVKQIEGQMVMRHYKGFLSK; from the coding sequence TTGTTTAAAACAATTAGAGACATTGTCAAGATCCCGGATCTTCGCAGAAGAATCCTTTATACTTTGATGATGTTAGCCCTTGTCCGTTTAGGCTCATTGATCCCCAGCCCCCTGATGGATGCTGCGGTAGTGAAAAACTACTTTGCATCCGCAGGCGGTGTGATGGCACTTTTCGATATTATGTCCGGTAATGCATTCAGTAATATGAATCTTTTTGCGATGGGAATTCAGCCCTATATCAATGCTTCCATTATTATTAGCTTGCTTACGGTAGCGATTCCCAAATTGGAGGAGCTTCAAAAAGAAGGCGAATCCGGGCGAAAGAAAATTTCACAATATACAAGAGTGCTTACAGTTGCGCTTGCCCTGCTACAATCCTTCGGTATATCTTACGGACTTCGCAGTGGATTTACCAGTGATCTTGGTACAGCATGGTCGATCATTGTTTCCATGTCTGTATTCACAGCAGGCAGCGTTTTCGTCATGTGGATTGGTGAAAACATTACGGAAAAAGGTATAGGTAACGGCATTTCGCTGATTATTATGATTAACGTTCTGTCAAGAGTACCTTCAGCGGTGGGTGCGCTTGTAAGCTATGAGAACTATTGGATGCTGGGAGTTATTGTCGTGATCCTCGTATTGGTAGTTGCATTCATCGTAGTTTTGGAACTTGCAGAACGCCGGATTCCCATCCAATATGCAAAGCGGATGCAGGGACGTAAGACATATGGAGGCAGCTCCACTTATATTCCGATTCGAGTTAATATGGCTGGCGTAATCCCGATTATTTTTGCTATATCCATTATGAGCCTGCCGGGGATTATCACCGGTTTTGTAACGGCAACGCCTACCGGATGGTGGGCAACAACCCTGCGCTGGCTGAATACCGCTCATCCGTTTGGAGCCTGTTTGTATGTGGTACTCATCATCTTCTTCACATACTTCTATGCATCCATCACCTATAATCCGCGGGATATTGCGGATAACCTGAAGAAGAACGGCGGTTTCATTCCCGGTTTTCGTCCCGGAGCTCCGACGTTAGACTATTTAAAGAAAACATCTCATTACGTAGTCTTTATCGGTGCTATCATGCTGGCGATTGTCGCAAGTATTCCGGTGATTCTTTCATTTGTCTTCAAGATTGACAATTTGTCTATTGGAGGTTCCTCTCTGATGATTTGTATCGGCGTAGCGCTTGAAACCGTGAAGCAGATCGAAGGTCAGATGGTGATGCGTCATTATAAAGGATTTTTATCTAAGTAA
- a CDS encoding energy-coupling factor transporter transmembrane protein EcfT yields the protein MLRDITIGQYYDVDSAVHRLDPRTKIVATMLYIIGLFCIKNMLGFAVAALGLWGAVKLTKIPFRFILRGLKTIMMLLLFTVVLNIFLVKGDPIWQWGILSITKQGLYTAAFMALRLILLIIGCSMMTLTTTPIELTDGLERLLRPLKRIKVPVHDIAMMMSIALRFIPILLEETDKIMKAQTARGADFESGSLIVRAKSLIPVLVPLFISAFRRADELATAMEARCYRGDEGRTRMKELKYAKADYAAKGILIVFLGILIFSRYLPSITSVISRIVG from the coding sequence ATGCTGCGAGATATAACAATAGGACAATATTATGATGTGGATTCCGCAGTGCATCGGCTGGATCCGCGCACAAAGATTGTGGCAACCATGCTCTATATTATCGGTCTTTTCTGCATAAAGAATATGCTTGGCTTTGCAGTCGCCGCACTGGGGCTTTGGGGCGCGGTTAAGCTGACCAAAATCCCGTTTCGCTTCATTCTGCGGGGCCTAAAGACCATTATGATGCTTCTTTTATTTACCGTTGTTTTGAATATTTTTCTTGTGAAGGGAGATCCGATCTGGCAATGGGGCATCCTTTCTATCACGAAGCAAGGGCTTTATACAGCTGCTTTCATGGCGCTGCGTCTGATCCTGCTGATTATCGGCTGCTCTATGATGACGCTGACAACAACGCCTATCGAGCTCACAGACGGCTTAGAGCGCCTTCTGAGGCCTCTAAAAAGGATTAAAGTGCCAGTGCATGACATTGCTATGATGATGAGCATTGCGCTGCGTTTCATTCCTATATTATTAGAAGAGACCGATAAAATTATGAAGGCACAGACAGCCAGAGGCGCCGATTTTGAATCCGGCAGCCTGATCGTCAGGGCTAAGAGCCTGATCCCCGTACTAGTGCCGCTCTTCATTTCTGCTTTCCGCAGAGCGGACGAATTGGCGACGGCCATGGAGGCGCGCTGCTACCGGGGCGACGAGGGACGGACGAGGATGAAGGAACTCAAGTACGCCAAAGCCGACTACGCGGCCAAGGGGATCCTCATCGTATTCTTAGGTATTTTAATTTTTTCACGGTATCTGCCCAGCATCACCTCTGTGATCAGCAGGATCGTAGGATGA
- a CDS encoding DNA-directed RNA polymerase subunit alpha — translation MLEFEKPRIDVMDISEDGTYGKFVVEPLERGYGTTLGNSLRRIMLSSLPGAAISTIKIDGVLHEFSVIPGVKEDVSEIILNLKNVAVKAHTESNEPKTAYIEYEGEGVIRARDIKMDQDYEIINPDQVIATLSGGPQSKLFMELTITKGRGYVGADKNKDDNQPIGVIAIDSLYTPVERVNFIVENTRVGQITDYDKLTMEIWTNGTIKPDEAVSLAAKVLNDHLALFIDLSDSAKNAEIMVEKEEDQKEKVLTMTIEEMDLSVRSYNCLKRAGIDTIEDLTNKTEDEMMKVRNLGRKSLDEVLSKLHEVGLSLKPHEE, via the coding sequence GTGTTAGAATTTGAGAAGCCACGTATTGACGTGATGGATATCAGTGAAGACGGTACCTATGGCAAGTTTGTTGTCGAGCCTTTAGAGAGAGGCTATGGTACGACACTCGGAAATTCTCTCCGCAGAATTATGTTGTCATCGCTTCCAGGCGCAGCGATTTCCACAATCAAAATCGATGGTGTGCTCCATGAATTCTCAGTGATTCCTGGTGTGAAGGAAGATGTTTCTGAGATCATTCTGAATTTAAAAAATGTAGCGGTAAAGGCACATACAGAAAGCAATGAGCCTAAGACAGCCTACATTGAATATGAGGGTGAAGGAGTCATCAGAGCTAGGGATATTAAGATGGATCAGGACTATGAGATCATTAATCCTGATCAGGTGATTGCAACGCTGAGCGGCGGTCCGCAGTCGAAGCTGTTTATGGAACTGACCATCACAAAGGGCAGAGGCTATGTGGGCGCTGATAAGAATAAGGATGACAATCAGCCAATTGGCGTAATCGCGATTGATTCTTTATACACTCCCGTAGAGCGTGTAAATTTCATCGTTGAGAATACTCGTGTAGGTCAAATTACCGATTATGATAAATTGACGATGGAGATTTGGACCAACGGAACGATTAAGCCGGATGAAGCGGTTAGCCTGGCAGCAAAGGTTTTGAACGACCATCTGGCTCTGTTCATCGACCTTTCCGACAGCGCTAAAAATGCGGAAATTATGGTTGAAAAGGAAGAAGATCAGAAAGAGAAAGTCTTAACGATGACAATCGAAGAGATGGATCTGTCTGTTCGTTCTTATAACTGCTTGAAGAGAGCGGGTATTGATACTATTGAAGATCTGACCAACAAAACGGAAGATGAAATGATGAAAGTCCGTAATCTGGGACGCAAGTCCTTAGATGAGGTATTGAGCAAATTGCATGAGGTTGGGCTTTCCCTGAAGCCTCATGAAGAATAA
- the rplQ gene encoding 50S ribosomal protein L17 has protein sequence MAGYRKLGRTSSQRKALLRNQVTNLLYHGRITTTVTKAKEIRREAEKLITLAIREKDHYETVEVNVRVPKKDKDGRRVKEVVDGKKVTVYEEIKKTIKKDSPSRLHARRQMLKVFNPVTEVPADGVKKRSLSKKVDMVAKMFDEVAPKYENRKGGYTRIIKVGPRKGDGAEVAIIELV, from the coding sequence ATGGCTGGATACAGAAAGCTTGGAAGAACCTCTTCTCAGCGAAAAGCACTGCTGCGCAATCAGGTGACGAACCTGTTATACCATGGCAGAATTACCACTACTGTTACTAAGGCAAAGGAAATTCGCCGCGAGGCAGAAAAGCTGATTACCTTAGCAATTCGTGAAAAGGATCATTATGAGACCGTTGAAGTAAATGTACGCGTTCCTAAGAAGGACAAAGATGGAAGAAGAGTAAAAGAAGTCGTAGACGGTAAGAAAGTGACCGTATATGAAGAGATCAAGAAAACGATCAAAAAGGATAGTCCTTCTCGTCTGCATGCAAGACGTCAGATGCTAAAAGTTTTTAACCCTGTTACCGAGGTACCGGCTGACGGTGTTAAAAAGAGAAGTTTGAGTAAGAAAGTTGACATGGTTGCTAAAATGTTTGATGAAGTAGCGCCTAAGTATGAAAATCGCAAAGGCGGGTATACCCGTATCATCAAAGTAGGTCCGAGAAAGGGCGACGGAGCTGAAGTAGCAATCATCGAATTAGTATAA